From Haloglomus litoreum, the proteins below share one genomic window:
- a CDS encoding DUF7093 family protein: MGLKCSLFGHTFDERDVVRERESKGSEVVTVARDVERCTECGATRVVSTNKEVVSTAGATADGGVDSSPTLRAPGDEPDGPDTADAFDATDQLDARIGAGDASGGAGGTTAAEGSDADAFGGLVDRSDASDETDTGHDATATPDTATPDTGADEGVELMTGDEDDAAAGPTDVASEPEPTAPGPAEPEGADDRPDPETEDAEILTDEPEPDRAPGQWPGDDAGEAWEPEPLTDDDSEPDTGADDHDADGTAGSGETDETADPGEASAEILDGADDGDTSETPDTAAEPAPDLEPEPAATATFTVPDGHYRCPECGHTIPAESSFRRGDACPECIEGYLEAGE; this comes from the coding sequence ATGGGGCTGAAGTGTTCGCTCTTCGGGCACACGTTCGACGAGCGCGATGTCGTCCGGGAGCGCGAGTCCAAGGGGAGCGAGGTCGTCACCGTCGCGAGGGATGTCGAGCGGTGCACGGAGTGTGGCGCCACGCGCGTCGTCTCGACGAACAAGGAGGTCGTCTCGACCGCGGGCGCCACCGCGGACGGCGGCGTCGACTCGAGCCCGACGCTCCGGGCGCCCGGCGACGAGCCGGACGGCCCGGACACGGCAGACGCCTTCGACGCCACCGACCAGCTGGACGCGAGGATCGGGGCGGGCGACGCCAGCGGCGGCGCCGGTGGCACGACCGCGGCGGAGGGGAGCGACGCCGACGCCTTCGGCGGGCTCGTCGACCGGAGCGACGCGAGCGACGAGACCGACACGGGCCACGATGCGACGGCGACGCCCGATACCGCGACGCCCGACACCGGGGCGGACGAGGGTGTCGAGCTGATGACCGGCGACGAGGACGACGCGGCGGCCGGCCCGACCGACGTGGCCTCCGAGCCCGAGCCCACAGCGCCCGGGCCCGCGGAGCCCGAGGGCGCCGACGACAGGCCCGACCCGGAGACGGAGGACGCGGAGATCCTCACGGACGAGCCCGAGCCCGACCGTGCGCCGGGTCAGTGGCCGGGGGACGACGCGGGCGAGGCCTGGGAACCGGAGCCGCTGACCGACGACGACAGCGAGCCGGACACCGGGGCCGACGACCACGACGCGGACGGGACCGCCGGCTCCGGCGAGACCGACGAGACGGCCGACCCGGGCGAGGCGTCGGCCGAGATACTCGACGGGGCCGACGACGGTGACACGAGCGAGACACCGGACACGGCGGCCGAGCCGGCGCCGGACCTCGAACCGGAACCCGCCGCGACCGCCACCTTCACCGTCCCCGACGGGCACTACCGCTGCCCGGAGTGCGGCCACACCATCCCCGCCGAGTCCTCGTTCCGCCGGGGCGACGCCTGCCCGGAGTGCATCGAGGGCTACCTCGAAGCGGGCGAGTAG
- a CDS encoding DUF5611 family protein, protein MEEYKMRRGEYLEERVPDLKGTIEDYFGPITGTQEFKGSDLYVVGEPKNPVFEKVVAGAVAYSGKKDKLAVDFVERDLESLMETGDVDAAGDANSAKNEFLLECTGRDAKSRRESMKRAVEDDADTPDDV, encoded by the coding sequence ATGGAGGAGTACAAGATGCGCCGGGGCGAGTATCTCGAAGAGCGGGTGCCCGACCTGAAGGGGACCATCGAGGACTACTTCGGGCCCATCACGGGCACGCAGGAGTTCAAGGGGAGCGACCTGTACGTCGTCGGCGAGCCGAAGAACCCCGTGTTCGAGAAGGTCGTCGCGGGCGCCGTCGCCTACTCGGGCAAGAAGGACAAGCTCGCGGTCGACTTCGTCGAGCGCGACCTCGAGAGCCTGATGGAGACCGGTGACGTGGACGCCGCCGGCGACGCCAACAGCGCGAAGAACGAGTTCCTGCTGGAGTGCACCGGCCGCGACGCCAAATCCCGTCGCGAGTCGATGAAGCGCGCCGTCGAGGACGACGCCGACACGCCGGACGACGTCTGA